The nucleotide sequence ACATAATAAAGATAAAAAAATGCAAGCTAACAGAGACTAAAAGGTTGATTCTTTTAATCATGTGTCCAAAAGGAGAAATTATGAGCTGTGAACTACAAAGAACCATGTTATGTATGAGATAAGGAGATGTTGCATATCAATCGGGAGCAATTATTTGGTCTCTTGTTATTTTGACTTTTGAGATATACATggatcattttttttaatctggTTCCTTTTTTAATGACTCATGGTGCTTTTTGATCTGTGTGtgtacaacaaccaagtcttatcctacTCTTTGTATAtactaaaagttttttttttttagtaaattttGTATAGTCATGTAAGATCAAAGTACTATAACTTACTATAGTAGGCTCACATAAAACGGTTGGCATTCATCATATTAGAACGTATTCTcacataaaaataatatttgatattTCATGTTATTTACCTGTAGTGTCTGTACATGGAGCACTCCTGCTACTGAAAGCAAAGCAAGCAGTGAGCACAAATGTTTAATATAGTGTAAAGTGAGAAACAAGAAATCTCaaacaaaaaaaggaaaagaaatcaaaaCACATTAAATTTCATTCTAATCCACATTTTACATGTACTTGATGTTATCCTCTACTCTACAGTCCCAGACTGCAGAGGATGGCTGCATCTTCTGCTAGGAGATGTGCAATATGAATTGAGccttcagctttagatatgcttAGAGATGGTGAAGGGTGAAGAATGAAGAGGAAAGTGGCGAAGAGAGGGAAAATATACTTTTAACTAGATTAGAACTAGAGTAGGTTTAGAGGGGAAGAGATGTTAACAGGGAAAAATATTGTACTGGCCTTGTAAGTTTTAGAATGACATATTATAGAGTACATATATCTAAAAGAACTGGTGTTGAACTGGTTGGACTGGTCAAATGGGAGACTAGCAAGATCACCATTTTTTGACTCGTCTGGGCTTTTTAAAACCTTGTCAGGTGACACTGCATCTCGAGCTTTGATCAAGGTATGTGCCTTGCCGCCTTCTTCTATTATGCACCTAGGTGAACTCTTGTCACCTCAAATTTTAATGGCACACAAGGGGTGGGGCCTACTGCCCTAGCACCTAGGTGCCTCTTTTCAAAACACTGTTTTATGAGGTCATCAGATTGCATTTTCACAGAcaaaatttgatattaatttttagaaacagCTATGGTTGACCTAGCAAGGTTTTAAAGATTAGTTAGACAACTGTGAGAACCTTACTGTGTTGGCTTTAAGAGTATAGCAGGTAAGGGGGCTTATTTTTGGTTACATTAGATGCAAAATAGCAATTAGATCTAGAAATATAACTATATTACGTGTAGTAACAAAACCTTTGTACAATAACTAACTAAATTTTCTTTGCATTTCCTGTCAAATGCATTACATGATATAGGATCACATGTTTCAAAATGGCGTTCACAGTAATTCATGTAGATAATTCTTATGTGCATTGCTgccactctttctttttctgttcCTGGATTCTTTCTTCTACTGTGATGCTTCAGAATTTGTAAAACTAAATTGGCTTTGCCAGGGTGTTCGAGGATGATCCTCTCTATGACATACTGAATCAATTCCAGCAAGGACATAGTCACATGGCTGTGGTTGTTAAGCGTATAAAAGATAATGGTATGCCAACAGAGAAGAACAAAACAACTATGCAAGAGAACATAATGGATCAGAGCAGGAATCACAATGATGTCCATGGTATCCCCAAAAAACTATAGCGCTGTCTTATTTTTTGTTAATGTGATGAATTTACACCAGAAAATTGTCCATCAAATTACTTGAATGTAATGGGAACTTGTAATTTGTATACTTTGAGGTAGTGATTTCTCATTTTACAGGCAACGAATCCCAATCAGTTATTTCTGATCCTTTGAATAGCACTGCCAATGCATCCCCTGTGAATAATAATATTCAGCAATTTCATAGTCCTGTTAAGAGAAGTAACATGGAGAAACGTGGGGATGCACGCTTACAGGGCAAGAAATCTGAACGAGGACGGCATGCCAATATTCTTGATGTCAATGCAGACACTCTTCCAAGCTATTCATTAGATGAAGAAGTAGTTGGAATTATAACAATGGAAGATGTTATGGAGGAATTGCTACAGGTGGATAATCTTATGGTCAAAATACTTGTCCAACAATTTTCTAAGTTAACTCCTTTTCTTATTCACTAAATATATTTTCCATTTTCTAAActgcatagttcttgtacttatttgtcTGCAAGATTCCTGAAAACTgagtgtttttattttccttggagTCGTGAATAATTTGTCCTCGTCTTGAATCAGTATGTCAAATTCTCAATGGATCTCTGGTATGTAGAGATCCATCCATGTCATACTCACCGCATCATTTGTGTTATATAATTGTACTTCATACACATAAATCTAAAGTCTTTAATGTATAGATATAAAGCCTTAAGAAAGTATTATTTACCGTGTTTATGAAAATATCAGAAAAGTTACTTGTACCTGATCAGCTATCCTTCATTATTTAGATCTGTTCATTGTTACTTCCTCTTTGATGATACAAGTACTTTAATCATTGTGTTTATAGTTTCTGATGAGTAGATCATTAAATGCCAGATAAGTAAGGTATCACTCTTTGATCAAGCCGACAATCCAGCATTAGCTAATCATTGACATATCAACGAATGTAGTTTGTTATGAACAGTTTATTGCTTTTCTTTTGTTCTTTGAGAAAAATAAGTTTGATTTTCAAGATGCTGCATCCTGAAGCACTTGATGCCTGTAGTGAATGTCAAAAGTGAcaattgaaagcaagttttatGGCTCAATGAGCGAGTCCTACACTACTTGCTATTACTTGACAAATAATACATAACTTTTAACTAAAAAAAGTAGAAAAAATCTCCTTTGTTCGACGatatttcatttatatttttttctgcCTTTATTGCTTACCAATTTCTATGCTATTGATTTGCAATATGATCGTGCAGACCTGTTTTTATGCCATACTTATTTGATATCAACAAAATCCACCAGTAACAATTGACATCCAGTCTTATTTTGATTTTGCAAAATTCTTTATACTTGGATAATTTTGGCATATCCTTCATATCATACGTCACATCTGACATCTGCCTTTGTTTTCTAGGAAGAAATATTGGATGAGACCGATGAGTATGTTGATGTTCACAACAAGTACGTCCATGAGTCCATGCATTCTGTATGTTATTGTTTTTCAGGTAGCCATAAGTAGAtttatttaatcaaatattttgcaGGATTAAGATAAATATGCTACCAACAAGAAGGTCTTCACCAAGATCATCTGGAATCGTATCCATTTCTCAGTTCCCTCGTCGAACTCCAACagcatctcctctatctccatgTCATGAATCTTCTGTGCTACGTTCATCTGTTCCTCAGCATGCTCAAGCATCCATTCCATCACCAACCACACTGACTTCGGGAAAATCGTTACCAAGTTCACCTTTTCATCATACAAGTCCTGGCCAGAGCTCACCTGCTGCATATCGAGTAAGTAAATAAAAAGATTTCCCTTCTGAACCAAGGACCATTTATCATGTATCAAACTATCTTTGGATAGCATTCTTAGTGGTATGCACTCTTcatagtgttggggttgcaaggttgcaaatatagtcccacattggaaagatcatggagttataagagaaaagatatctctattgacataaggccttttgggtagagcccaagagcaaaacatgagggcttaggcccaaagtggacaatattataccattgtggagatatttaattttttttcgatcctacaattggtattagagcccgggctgttagaaggtttaaccgccgactgtgcacaagagctatggtctgattgagccatgtgagtacaatattgacctcgaacaaagaaagtgggggggTCCTATGtttagatcaagaggaccagacatcaggcaggaagtcctttgtttgagggggggattattTAGATCaagagaccttttgggtagaggccaaaagcaaaaccatgagagcttaggtccaaagtggacaatatcataccattgtggagatatctaaattcttttcgatcctacacatagTTCTTGTGTTCAGTTGAGGTCTTTTGGCGCAGTGATAAAGTTAACCCATATTATGGTATTAGTATCTCTTCTATTTTAGCGATGGTTTAGTTGGATCTAATTATTAGCCTTTTCTGGAATCTGCTTTCTCTTTGCCATTGATGCTTTATTGGCAAGTATCTGTAGACAAATCTGCTAAATGTTTGTGTTTTGCATTTAGCAAAGTTTATACAACACTATGCCTTCATTTCATGTATTGGAATCATATTATGCCTAAATGAAATAATTAGACTGCCAGCTTGTGTAGCAACCTGTACCTTCTAACTCTGATGATTCTAATGTGTATCGAAATTCAAATGGTTGAAATCAAAGAGCGAGTCTAATCTAAAATGTCAAGGCACTCAAGTGGAGATCTCTTATAATCCTCATTTGGAGATATGGAATTACGAAGTAGAGCTTATCctttcattttctgagaaaatcTCACAGTTGAGCCTGATTCCTTATTGTTTCTTTTCTGAAATATACGATAGGTATCACAATCCCTCACGTTGTATAACTATCTCAAACTTTCTTTTACTGGCCTTCGACGGAGACACCTTTGCCTTCAAAATCGTTTCCTCAACTTTATAATTTACCAATGATGTTTTTTACACTATTAGTTCTGCTCATTGACTAACCGTTATCTTGTCAGGTATCAAGAAAATCTTACGAGAAGCTTGACAAAAATGGAGAGAGCAATGTGTGATAGTCCATTGGGCAAACCACAAGGTAAATCAGCATACTACTCTGCTGAAACTACTATCTCGTACcacaaaattctaaatttttgttCATGAACCCAACTGTTTAATCACTTGTATCTTGTATATTAGTTGGAAAAGTTACTATTTTTCATAGGTATTCTGTGGTATGTGTTTTAAAGCTGCATCAATAAGTCGTATTTCTAAAGAGATTTGTCTTACTACAACTGACAGTTGATTCTCTCTCTTTTATTGTACAAATTTCCTTGAAATCTATAGTGCCTTATTTTGTTGTGAGCAGTACCTTGGCTTTTGCCCATGAATGTCGATTTAACGACAATCTAAATGTGATGTATGGTAGGATTTATCAAACTGTTCTTTCGGGTACTTATTTCTATGGTAGGATTTAGGATGGCACACCTCTAACTGTGAAGTATGATCGCATCGATGCAGACTTATATCTTTAATTTCACTCTATATTGGCATGCGATAGATAGTCAAGTTTGGCTAAATTGTTAGTGAGTTTGCATTTGACTCGTATGACAATCCATTGTATTCGCTCTACTCCAACTATGAGACTATTTCTCTAAAGGCTCTGAGTTGGAGTTAAGAGGTTTGAAAGATCAAGCTATGTTGTATTAGTGCAAGGAAAGTGTCTTCTTGAAAGAAAAAAAACCTCTTTCAATCTTTTAACCACTTGACTTTCTATCTTTTAACCACTTGACTATTGACTATAAGTTGatcttatgatttattttttttcatataatataatataaggaCGGACTGTGAGAGACATCTGAAATGAGTATAATCATTTTTTTCACTATAACAGATAAGTATCTTCTTAGTTTCTCAAATTTCTAATGATCAAGtcttaatttttgtaaattaatagatgaATTAGTAACATGATTAGTATGTATAAAATTGAATATCAAGTGTCAATTAAAAAAACAAAGGCAATTTAAACTatcaataattataaaaatttagaaaagttataaattttaaaatattaatataaaatatatatattttaaaaaatatagagaTTAATGTGATATAAAATCTATATATCTAagagtaaattatttttttaaagtaaaatactaaaaaaaaaaaatgaaaattttggtTAAAATGACAATGTAGCATGTTGGATGGTATTCTTTTCTTGGAagtcattaaaatttaatatattttttaaatgagtaaacaatttaaaaataattactaCGAGCTatttttgatttaaattttgaattcaaatacATTAATGCACTCTACAAGTCATAAGACTCCACTTGTATATTTAATAGTTTTAGTCAAATGACTCAAAAACAATTATTTGAtagttttatataaattttaaattaaaatagaaaacgattataattattttgaatatatatatatatatatatatatatatatatatatatatatatatatatatatatatataaagtaactATTTAAATACTACAAATCATGGAGACATAACAAGTGCTAAAACTATTAAAGCTCACAATTTAACGCAAATTCTTTTTCTGAATTGACAGGATATTTTCCTCTATTTTCTCAATTGATTATTGTTTTAAAAgggcaaataaaaataaaaataaaaataaaaataagaggaaTAGGCGCAACATGGAGCCACAAAAGGGGAGTCGTTTTGCGTTGCAAGAGAGAGAGCTCAACGGCTCAACCCCGCCCACTCCCGCTTCCTCTCCTCGCCAGCAGAGCCATCCCCTTCGCCGACCACCGCCGGACCTCCTACATCCTCCTCCGGAAGCTCCGGTTCACCTCCCTCTTCTCATCAGGTTtgcctccctctcctcatctccgTAGCCTCGCGACAGTGGCGCTGCGCTCGCTTTCGCTGTCCGATAATCAGGCATTTAGTCGCCCTCTCGTCGACACCTAGCCCCCTTAGCTTTTCTCCCGGGTGATTGGCTTGGCTGCCGATGGTTGCCTGAGCGATCGAAGGTTTCGGCTTCTGGGGACTGTCGGGGACGAGTGGTGATTTTGATGTGGAAAGGGGCGTGTTTGGTCGAGCGTTGATGGAAGGTGAGAATACGTGTGATGATGTTTCTCCCGGTGGTCGTGGTTTGGTAGAGTCAGGCCACTCGGAATCGAGGTCCGCGAGTTCCAGGATGGAGAGGAAGGGGCGGAAGAGGAAGTCCTTGCCCTCGGGTGAGGTAGAGGTTGGTGGGTTCGATGAGGATGAGCGGCCGATTGGTTCCCTGTTCAATTTCAAAAAGAGTAGGGTTGCAAAAAAGGGTAAGCCCCCTTCAGGTGGAGCTAGGGCCGAAAACCCTAGGTGTGATGAACAGGTACATTTGGGTGAGATGGATGATACATTGGCTAGCTTTAGGAAGAGGATGAAGGTTCCAAAGAAGGGTAAAGTTGCTGGTGGCCTTGTATCTGAAGGTGTCAAGGATTCCCTTCCACTGGATGGGGCGAATTTGGACAAGATGGAGGATACAGTCAGTTGCCATGGGCAGACAAGAACTTCAGGAAATCCTGGACGTAGAAAATCAAGACATGCTTTAACTGATAAAGATGAGACAAAAAAGGTACCCCCGAAGCATGACAGCAATTATTCAGATGTGGGATTGGGAGATTCACTGTCTTCCTTTGTCAAGAGTGTTCAACCAGCCAAGAGGGTGAAGGGAACAACAACAACCTCATGCACTGATGATGGGATTAAGTTCAAAACCAACATGGTTTCTGCTGATGTTCTTCTGAGTTCTCCTTCTGTGAAACATGGTTTATCCTTAACTTCAGATGGTACCCAAGAAAAAGTTATTAAGAGGGGTCATTTATCCTTAATTTCAGATGGATCCCAAGAAAAAGCTAGTAAGAGAAGGGGTCGTTTATCCTTAATTTCAGATGGATCCCAAGAAAAAGCTAGTAAGAGAAGGAGTCGTTTATCCTTAACTTCAGATGGATCCCAAGAAAAAGTTATAAAGAGAAAGAGCTGTCGAAAGTCTGAATGTAGAACTCTTCCAGACTTGAAGATCAAAAACTTGTCCAAGGAGCTTTTGTGTGGGAACTCTGGTTCTGGAATGTTGGTTAAAGAACAGTCTTTTTCCTCGAGGAAAAGTATGTCTGGCTCATCTTTGCTTGATGAAGATATGGTGCCTACTCCACTGGCATCTAATGTGCCTGACTCAGGTAGAGCTTTCAAACAATCACTTTGCTGCTTGACTCGGGAAGCATCTTTTGTTTCAGTCCCGGCAATTGAGGGAGGTGCACATTTTGATAATCATGGTGGTTCTGATGGACAGGAACTATCTTTAGATGACTCAGCACCTTCTCTAAGTCAGGCCCAAACTCCTTACCAATCCTCCAATGAGAAGCTACCTGACCCGGAAAATGACAAGATAACCTCACAGGAGGGTAATGCTACCTCCCCTGTGTGCCTATCAAATTCTTTCAATGTTTTATCTGAGATTTGCAACGGGGCGAGGATTGTACAATGCCAGACCACAATTGAGTTTCCTTCAAACAATAACTTGTCTGAAAAAGTCGAAGAACCCAGCATTTTCCCTGGTGAAGCTATTCCTGTAGGTCCTGAAGAAATTTGTTCTCTTGGAAAGCCAAAGAAGGATCTTGTGAAGCCCTTACAGAGTGATATGTATTTCCACCGTTGCACTGGTAAATTATCCAGGGATGAAACACCGACACCAAATTCTGGCAATGGAAGATCCTTCTTTCATGGTTATAAAACATCTTCTGTGGCAAACTCTGGAGCTAATGTTGAACTTTTGTGTCCTCAAATTTCACTGAGAAGTCAACATCAAGAGCCCCAATTAAGGTTGCAAGAAACTCCGATCTTACATGATGCCTCCAAAGAACCATCTTCCATCATTAATAAAGTTCCCCTAACCATTGAGGATCCTGAAGCAGTGAATTTTGATGCTAAACTCAATCAGAGAGAAACCCATCAAAAtgaactaccagtaatatccaaCAGAAGAACTCTAGACAACCAATCTACAATTTCCCATACAAAAATGCATAGGCATGGTGACATGGCATGTGAGGGTGATGTTGATTGGGACATCGTAATGCATGAACAAGGTTTTTTCACAAATATTCCCGCAGCTGATGAAAATCAATCTTTTAGACCAAAAGCTAAGTCATCTTTTTCAGTGGATGATGCTACTAATTTTGATTTGGTAGTGGTAGCTGCTGGCCTAAAGCCTCACGCTGTTAATCATATTGAGAAGATTAAATTCAGGGATGTCCTTAAGCGTAGAGGTGGTCTTCAAGAATATTTGGATTGCAGGTAAACTACCTTTTCGCTGAACCTGTAGAATGTAATTTTATATACTTGTTGACAAGGAGCTATCTACTTTTGCACTTTTAGCTTTTCTGCATATCCAATGTTCTTCTTTCTTCAGTTTTCCAGAATCCCTAAAATCATTTCTTTTAATGAAGGCATTTTTGCATTTTCCAATTTGAAATAGTTAGTGTGTTTTACTATGTTTTGCTTTTACTGCACTATTAAAATTTTCACTTATATTTGGTActacaaaaatataaaagatgATTCATGATCTTTACAAGGTGTGCTTAACTTTTCTGTCGATTACTTTGTTAACTGAACAAGTattttttactttgaatggcaGGAATTTCATTTTAGGATGTTGGAGTAAAGATGTCAAGCACATACTCCCTCTTACGAGCTGTGGCATAAGTTATATTCCTTCAAAGGATGAACTGCCACGTCAAACCCTCATTCGTGAAATCTACATGTTTCTTGACCGTAATGTAAGTTACTTCATAGAAAGCATGTTGTTTTTTCCCTCATGGAAGCCATATGGGTCTTTTAAATCTTAGTTTTGATAGCTATCTTTCTGGTATTTTGCATCGCCATTCAATACCTGCAATGAGATCTTATTTATTTTCTGTCAATTTGCATAGCAAAGTCTAAGTGCATATCTGTGTATGTAAGGCTTTATGTTCCTGAACTTTTCACTTTCCTGGAGAGTAATTTTACTCCCTTATTTTGGACATCTTTTAAAATTACATGCACTTCTGGTGTTCTTTAGCTTCCTCGATATTCAACTTGTGAAGATCTGTTTTGATACTCTTCGATATGTTTTTCTTGTCTTGATTGAAACCATGCCTCTAGCACCATGAGTTTAGAAATCCAGCTGCTAATAACCTTTTTGCAGGGTTACATTAATGCAGGAATTGCTTCAGAGCAAGGCGAAGTGAAGCTTGGTAGTCTATCTTATCATGGAGTTACACAGGGGCTGCAAGAAGAGGGAGATTATATGGTGACAGATGGCTTGGACAAAGTTGCTAACAACTCGTATCAGGTTAAACTTCCAGAGAATACTACGGCGATGCCAAATAACAATCTCACTGAAGTTCAGAAAAACATGACCTTGGTCACAGGAAATAATGAAGGTAAGAGTTTCCTGCCACCTTGTGGCAGATTGGAACATTCTCTAAATGTTCAAGTGAACAGGCAGACTAAGATAGAGCAAGATGCAGTGCCAGCAGTTATTACATGTGATACAGAATGCTTCACGACTTCTATGGGAGGGAACATAGGGTGCTCAGAGTCAGAATGCAACTTAAGGAAAGTGATTGACAAATATACTTCACATGATGAAGGGACTAGGCATGGTGATGCTCGTAAAGAACACAATGCAGAAACTTGTAATGCTCCAATAGCTTGTCAACAAATTGACACCATTGATTGTGGATCAATAATTGATGTTTCCTCAAAGCACGAACTGGCTTTCTCTGATATAGATAGCATAGAAAAAATTAAGAATGGACATACTAATATTCATTTGACATCTATACATTCTTCAGATGCAGATGCTCGTGCTAAATCCAATCTAAATATTGGGAATAGGATAATTATTGTTGGAGCAGGGCCTTCTGGCATAACTGCAGCACGCCATTTGCATCGGCAGGGCTTTTGTGTGACAGTGCTTGAGGCTCGAGATAGAATTGGCGGTCGTGTATACACAGATTGCTCGTCACTTTCAGTTCCTGTTGATCTTGGTGCCAGCATCATCACTGGTGTAGAGGCTGATGTCGCTACTGAAAGAAGGCCAGATCCATCATCTTTAATTTGTAGTCAGTTGGGTCTTGAGTTGACTGTTTTAAACAGTGATTGCCCACTCTATGATATAGTCACGGGGGATAAAGTCCCAAGTGATTTAGATGAAGCATTGGAAACTGAATATAATAGTCTTCTTGATGACATGGAACTTCTTGTGGCACAACATCATGAGAGTGCAATGAACATGTCTCTTGAAGATGGACTGGAATATGCCATTATGTACCGGCGCATATCCAAGACAATATCTGATGTAGTCACAGAGTTTGATAAACCAAATTTAGTTAGTAATCCTACAAAGGTAGCTGCCCTTGTGAATTCTTCATCTTCTAGATCAACAGATTGTGTTGACAATGAACTTAAAATGAATATTTTGAGCCCCTTGGAGCGCAGAGTGATGAATTGGCACTTTGCACATTTGGAATATGGTTGTGCTGCACCACTCACGGATGTATCTCTGCCTCACTGGAATCAAGATGATGTGTACGGAGGATTTGGTGGCCCTCACTGTATGATTAAAGGAGGATACAACACAGTTGTAGAAAGTCTATGCATGGGACTTGATATTCAACTGAACCAAAATGTTTCAGAGATAATCTATGACACTAATGAAACAGATAGGGGCCTTCAAGATGAAAAAAAGGTTAAAGTAATTACCTCAAGTGGAAAGGAATTTGTAGGGGATGCAGCCTTGATCACTGTGCCACTTGGTTGCCTAAAGGCAGAGACTATAAAATTTTCTCCTGCCTTACCAGATTGGAAGCAAGCTTCTATACAGAGGCTTGGCTTTGGTGTGCTGAATAAAGTCATCTTGGAGTTCTCTACAGTTTTTTGGGATGATAATGTTGATTACTTTGGGGCCACTGCTGAAGAAACTAATCAAAGGGGGCAATGTTTTATGTTTTGGAATGTAAAGAAGACAGTTGGTGCACCTGTTCTTATAGCACTTGTTGTTGGAAAGTCAGCTAAGGATGGACAAACTTTTGGCAGCTCTGATCATGTTAACCATGCTTTGCTTGTTCTTCGTA is from Zingiber officinale cultivar Zhangliang chromosome 7B, Zo_v1.1, whole genome shotgun sequence and encodes:
- the LOC122005916 gene encoding lysine-specific histone demethylase 1 homolog 3-like, whose amino-acid sequence is MEGENTCDDVSPGGRGLVESGHSESRSASSRMERKGRKRKSLPSGEVEVGGFDEDERPIGSLFNFKKSRVAKKGKPPSGGARAENPRCDEQVHLGEMDDTLASFRKRMKVPKKGKVAGGLVSEGVKDSLPLDGANLDKMEDTVSCHGQTRTSGNPGRRKSRHALTDKDETKKVPPKHDSNYSDVGLGDSLSSFVKSVQPAKRVKGTTTTSCTDDGIKFKTNMVSADVLLSSPSVKHGLSLTSDGTQEKVIKRGHLSLISDGSQEKASKRRGRLSLISDGSQEKASKRRSRLSLTSDGSQEKVIKRKSCRKSECRTLPDLKIKNLSKELLCGNSGSGMLVKEQSFSSRKSMSGSSLLDEDMVPTPLASNVPDSGRAFKQSLCCLTREASFVSVPAIEGGAHFDNHGGSDGQELSLDDSAPSLSQAQTPYQSSNEKLPDPENDKITSQEGNATSPVCLSNSFNVLSEICNGARIVQCQTTIEFPSNNNLSEKVEEPSIFPGEAIPVGPEEICSLGKPKKDLVKPLQSDMYFHRCTGKLSRDETPTPNSGNGRSFFHGYKTSSVANSGANVELLCPQISLRSQHQEPQLRLQETPILHDASKEPSSIINKVPLTIEDPEAVNFDAKLNQRETHQNELPVISNRRTLDNQSTISHTKMHRHGDMACEGDVDWDIVMHEQGFFTNIPAADENQSFRPKAKSSFSVDDATNFDLVVVAAGLKPHAVNHIEKIKFRDVLKRRGGLQEYLDCRNFILGCWSKDVKHILPLTSCGISYIPSKDELPRQTLIREIYMFLDRNGYINAGIASEQGEVKLGSLSYHGVTQGLQEEGDYMVTDGLDKVANNSYQVKLPENTTAMPNNNLTEVQKNMTLVTGNNEGKSFLPPCGRLEHSLNVQVNRQTKIEQDAVPAVITCDTECFTTSMGGNIGCSESECNLRKVIDKYTSHDEGTRHGDARKEHNAETCNAPIACQQIDTIDCGSIIDVSSKHELAFSDIDSIEKIKNGHTNIHLTSIHSSDADARAKSNLNIGNRIIIVGAGPSGITAARHLHRQGFCVTVLEARDRIGGRVYTDCSSLSVPVDLGASIITGVEADVATERRPDPSSLICSQLGLELTVLNSDCPLYDIVTGDKVPSDLDEALETEYNSLLDDMELLVAQHHESAMNMSLEDGLEYAIMYRRISKTISDVVTEFDKPNLVSNPTKVAALVNSSSSRSTDCVDNELKMNILSPLERRVMNWHFAHLEYGCAAPLTDVSLPHWNQDDVYGGFGGPHCMIKGGYNTVVESLCMGLDIQLNQNVSEIIYDTNETDRGLQDEKKVKVITSSGKEFVGDAALITVPLGCLKAETIKFSPALPDWKQASIQRLGFGVLNKVILEFSTVFWDDNVDYFGATAEETNQRGQCFMFWNVKKTVGAPVLIALVVGKSAKDGQTFGSSDHVNHALLVLRKLFGEAAVPDPVASVVTNWGMDPYSRGAYSYVAVGASGEDYDILGRPVANCLFFAGEATCKEHPDTVGGAMMSGLREAVRIMDILTTGKDYLAEVELMEAIQRQSDSEWNEVKDLSKQLDACKLGAICKSSSDGKHTMSTKDSVLQDLFFSAKTTSGRLHLAKELLRLPVACLKSFTGTKEGLDTLNTWILDSLGKNSAQLLRHCVRLLVLVSTDLVAVRLSGIGRTIKEKVCVHTSRDIRSVASQLVRMWIEVFRKEKAINGLKLLRQAAGSELSKVRSKDGKPHLRATTETSESRCNMQVRSSSESHSPSKANNRKADIAATKLEPSLCIKSDVKLLHSERMVPAKNSLAVSEEIATFAAIESARAAALKAAKAYASSEAEVTTLRELPKIPSFHKFARREHSVQIDELDVRRRQSDGNFIRQDCASEIDSRNCRVRDWSVDFNGACGNMDNSKLSGDNYTHSSYSNEVAYASNAREHSGESVAIDSRMTRAWVDTDTAGSGGVKDSVAIERWQSQAMDADVDFYNSIHIRDEEEFDKVVLPDVRNQCHSGDGAALEYEENKSLFEKKVRGAHYIKQGVVDFVASLLMPLYRTRKIDREGYKVIMKKAATKVMEQCTEREKTMAMYDFLDFRRKNKIRSFVDKLIERHLTMNHSGKL